Within Cystobacter ferrugineus, the genomic segment CAGGGTGGCTTCGATCAGGGTCCGCCCCACCCCGCGCCGCCGGTGCTCCGGCGCCGTGGCCACGTTGAGCACGTGCACCTCGTCGTGGACGATCCAGAAGATGGAGATGCCCAGCAGCCGACGGCCCCCCTCCTCGGTGGTCTCCTCGAGCAGGAAGATGACGGACCAGTCGTGCCCCAGCTCGCGCCGCAGCAGTTCCAGGGACCAGGGGTTGGTGAACGACGCCTTCTCCAGCTCCATCACCGCGGGCAGATCCTCGTGCGTCATCCGCCGGATGAGGAAAGAGGACGACCGGGCGCTCGGCGGCTTGCTCGCCCGGGGCTCCTCCCGCATCCGCCTCATGGCCGCGCCTCCTGGGCGAAGGGCGCGACCCGGCGCACCCGCGCATCCTCCCGGACCCGCTTGAACTCCTCCTTCGCGAGCTCTCCGTAGCGCTCCCGCATCAACCGCTCCTTCAAGGCGTCGTGCACGCCCTCGTAGGACCCCCCCAGGGTCGACTTGTGTTCCTCCCAGTAGCGCCGCACCTCCGCCTCGCTCACCTGGGCGCGCAGGCGGATCCGGCTGTCCAGGATGCGCTCGGCCCGCACGCTCCGCTCCAACACCACCAGCAGTTGATCCAGATCCGCGTCGTGCCGCGCCAGGAAGGACAACAGCGCGGGCTCGTCCTCGAAGCGCTCCCGGAACCGCCGCAGCCGCTCCTCCACCGCCGAGCGATCCACGGCGAAGGCCTGCAGGCGATCCGCCCCCGCCACCAGCAGCCGCTGGTTGACGCCCAGCTCGAGCGCGCTCAGGAGCGTGCGCTCGTCCAGCCGCTCATCGGCCGCCCTGACGCCTCCCCTCTCCACGATCGCCACCCGGGCCTCGAATTCCAGCTCGCTCAGGGTCAGCACCTGCCCCCCCACGACCGCCACCACCCGATCCAGCACCCGGGAGCCCTCCAGGGATGTCGGCGAAGCGGTCTGTGCCACGGCCCCACCGGAAGTCACCGACACCAGCGCGAGACAGCCCACCACCAGTCCCCTCTTCACGGTTCGTCCGCGCGGCGCACCCATGATCTCCCTCGATCCCCTCACTTTATACATCCGGACCCTGGGCAACACGCCATGCTGGCGCTCCCCGTACAACTGGTTACGTTCTTGCAATCGTGGAGGATGCCAAGCACATGGCGGACGACTATTACCAGATTCTCGGAGTGTCCCGGACGGCATCGGCCGACGACATCAAGAAGGCCTTCCGCAAACTCGCGCGCAAGTACCACCCGGACGTCAACCCGGGGGACAAGAGCGCCGAGGAGAAGTTCAAGCAACTCAACGCCGCCTTCGAGATCCTCTCGGACGAGAGGAAGCGCAAGCTCTATGACGAGTTCGGCGAGGAGGCCGCCAGGCTCGGCTTCGACGAGAAGAAGGCCCAGCAGTATCGCGCCTACAAGGCCGCGCGCGCCTCCGGTGGCGGTATTCCCTTCAGCGGTGGTGGGAGTGGTGGTGGCGGCGGCGTGGACTTCGACCTGGGGGACATCCTGGGCGACATCTTCGGGCGCGCGGGCGGCGGCGCCGGCGGGGTGGACATCGGGGAGATCCTCGGGCGCGCGGGCGGCCGGGCGGCGGGTCCCACTCCGGGCGAAGACATCTCGGCCACGCTCACGCTCAGCTTCGCCGAGGCCCTCACCGGCACCGAGCGCAGCATCTCGCTGCAACGTCCCGGACGCTGCCAGCGCTGCCAGGGCGCGGGCCAGGTGGGCACGCCCACCACGTGCGCCACCTGCGGTGGCACGGGCAAGGTGCGCCGCGGCGGCGGCGTGCTGGGCATGACCGGAGGGGGCACCTGTCCCACCTGCCGCGGCTCCGGACGCGCCGCGCCCCCCTGCCCTTCCTGCCAGGGCTCGGGCGTGCTCGACGAGACGGCCCGGCTCACCGTGAAGATTCCCGCGGGCGTGCAGACCGGCTCCAAGGTGCGGCTGTCCGGACAGGGCTCCGCGGGCAGCCGGGGGGGTCCTCCGGGCGACCTCTACATCGAGACGATCGTGTCCGAGCACCCCCTGGTGCGCCGGGACGGGGATGATCTGTCCATGGATCTCCCGGTGACCGTCTCCGAGGCCATGCTGGGCGCGGAGATCCGTGTGCCCACCTTCCAGGGCGAGGTCACCGTCAAGGTCCCCCCGGGCTCCCAGTCCGGCCGCAAGATGCGCCTCAAGGGCCGCGGTTCGCCCTCGCTCAAGGGCGGGCCTCCGGGAGACCTCTACCTCACCCTCCAGGTCAAGGTGCCCGAGCACCCCTCGGACGAGGCGCGCCGCGCCGCGGAGTCGCTCGCCCGGGCCTACCAGACGGATGTCCGGGGAGCGATCCACCTCTAGGCCCGCCGCCCCCCGGACCTCCCCCCAAGTCTCTTGCGTTCCCCGCCGCCGCGTCCTACACGGCCCCTCAAGAACCCAACTCATTCCCTCGGAGCCTCTTCTCTCATGGGTATCTTCGACTTCCTCGGCGGCTCCGGCCCCGACAAAGCCCTCAAGCTCAAGCCCAAGGTCACCCAGAAGTACGGCGACCCCACCTCCCGACAGAAGGCCCTCCAGCAGCTCGGGGAGATGAAGTTCCCCGAGGCCGTCACCGTGCTCATGCACCGCTACACCATCACCGTGGAGCCGCTCACCACGGACGCGGACGAGAAGGAGCACGTCTTCGAACTCATCAAGGGCTTTGGCAAGGACGCCATCGCCCCCGTCTCCGAGTTCCTGCGCAAGAACGAACAGGCCACGTCCTGGGCCGTGCGCATCCTCGAGTCGCTCCAGAGCGAGGCCGAGGTCGTCTCCACCGTCGTGGACACGCTCACCGCCCTGAGCTCCCAGTACATGCGCGACCCGGAGAAGAAGGTCGTCCTGCTGCACTACATCACCGGCAAGCAGGACGAGCGCATCGCCCCGGCGCTCCTCCCCTTCCTCGACGACATGTCCGACGACGTGAAGATCGCCGCCCTCAAGGCGCTCGGGCCCCTCAAGTACGCGCCCGCGCGCGAGCCCATCCAGAAGCTCACCTCGGGTGACACCGCGCGCCGCGTGCAGATGGCCGCCACCCAGGCGCTCCAGGAGAGCGGCTTCCAGGCCTAGCCAACCCCTGGAAAACCCTTGGGGTCGGCCGCCCGCCACCCCACCTGATGTCACCTATCCGACACGGCAATTGTCCTGCGGCGAGCGCTGTCCCGCCGCGGTGGCACACCCGGGTTCCCACCCCCGTGTCCACTGGCGCAGGATTCAGTGCGCGGGGTGAGGCGCCCACCCTCCCCCGTCGATGAGGGGCGGAAGCTCCGCTCCCTGCCGCCGAGGTTGCTCCGTGCCCAAGAAGAAGGTTCCCCATCTGGCCGAAGTCGTCACCCTGCGCCCGGAGCCCAAGAAGCCCGCCGCCCGACGTCTGGTGAAGCCCCAGCCTCC encodes:
- the rimI gene encoding ribosomal protein S18-alanine N-acetyltransferase is translated as MRRMREEPRASKPPSARSSSFLIRRMTHEDLPAVMELEKASFTNPWSLELLRRELGHDWSVIFLLEETTEEGGRRLLGISIFWIVHDEVHVLNVATAPEHRRRGVGRTLIEATLVEGRARKCSLATLEVRKSNEAAINLYKSFGFRPVGVRPNYYVDEGQAAEDAIVMVLDF
- a CDS encoding DnaJ C-terminal domain-containing protein; its protein translation is MADDYYQILGVSRTASADDIKKAFRKLARKYHPDVNPGDKSAEEKFKQLNAAFEILSDERKRKLYDEFGEEAARLGFDEKKAQQYRAYKAARASGGGIPFSGGGSGGGGGVDFDLGDILGDIFGRAGGGAGGVDIGEILGRAGGRAAGPTPGEDISATLTLSFAEALTGTERSISLQRPGRCQRCQGAGQVGTPTTCATCGGTGKVRRGGGVLGMTGGGTCPTCRGSGRAAPPCPSCQGSGVLDETARLTVKIPAGVQTGSKVRLSGQGSAGSRGGPPGDLYIETIVSEHPLVRRDGDDLSMDLPVTVSEAMLGAEIRVPTFQGEVTVKVPPGSQSGRKMRLKGRGSPSLKGGPPGDLYLTLQVKVPEHPSDEARRAAESLARAYQTDVRGAIHL
- a CDS encoding HEAT repeat domain-containing protein, with protein sequence MGIFDFLGGSGPDKALKLKPKVTQKYGDPTSRQKALQQLGEMKFPEAVTVLMHRYTITVEPLTTDADEKEHVFELIKGFGKDAIAPVSEFLRKNEQATSWAVRILESLQSEAEVVSTVVDTLTALSSQYMRDPEKKVVLLHYITGKQDERIAPALLPFLDDMSDDVKIAALKALGPLKYAPAREPIQKLTSGDTARRVQMAATQALQESGFQA